In the genome of Syngnathoides biaculeatus isolate LvHL_M chromosome 14, ASM1980259v1, whole genome shotgun sequence, one region contains:
- the fign gene encoding fidgetin encodes MITSSSFYGLKMQWTPEHTQWAEQHFDISSTTRSPAHKVEAYRGHLQRTYQYAWANDDISALTASNLLKKYAEKYSGILEGPNERALLCSYSEGTTGLLNGRKSENEPWQEGIYPMNCAPDVISVSKAGMTAALPPTDASASIGSSPGVASSLSEPSYSSSNCGSHTATTLHSSLSSQEYSAGYNGPYLHSSYSGQTTPALPSPHPSPLHSAGLLQPPPPPPPPPTLVPSYNGASPNLSNYNYPPTGYPSQTAVAPGYSPGGVPPPSAYLPSGIAAPTPIPSSTLPGYTYQSHNHTPIAPAPLNGSTSNSLKRKAFYMSGHGEVDSSYGDFNYNQQRSSQSPMYRLADSSVSDSNRGNGFERNAEASALAFKTTKQTISSDQPRKFSIHPSGALTPPSFGSTKSSVDDLRAGEPYSKFGSPILSEQSEEHRQHLPHSLTGPDVGTPTSSILSAEEQLKNSDPNLVDMVTSEILQQCPQVDWSDIAGLDMAKAAIKEEILWPILRPDMFNGLHALPRNLLLFGPQGTGRTLLARCMANQLGAAFLRLSSSTLVTKWLVEGDKVIQASFLLARCRQPAVVFISEVELLLSAQLSEDSPVSRLKAELLMQLDSILSSAEDHVLVVCSTSKPEEIPESLRRYFTKRLLIPLPDGTARHQIISQVLSQHNYCLSDKEMSLLVQRTEAFSGLDVVQLCQEAVVGTLHGVPGSDLSSIHPRQMRPVAFQDFDNVFCKFQPSISQKELDTYTEWNKMFGCSQGNQ; translated from the coding sequence GTCTAAAGATGCAGTGGACCCCAGAGCACACACAATGGGCAGAACAACACTTTGACATCTCATCCACTACCCGCTCTCCGGCGCACAAAGTAGAGGCCTACCGGGGACACTTACAGCGAACGTACCAGTATGCGTGGGCAAACGATGATATCTCCGCTCTGACTGCCTCCAACCTGCTTAAGAAGTATGCAGAGAAGTACTCCGGGATCCTCGAAGGCCCAAATGAAAGAGCCCTTCTCTGTTCCTACTCAGAAGGCACTACTGGACTCTTGAATGGACGAAAGTCGGAGAATGAGCCCTGGCAGGAGGGGATTTACCCGATGAACTGTGCTCCAGATGTTATATCTGTTAGCAAAGCTGGAATGACAGCTGCCCTACCCCCTACAGATGCGTCAGCTAGCATAGGCAGCTCCCCGGGGGTGGCGAGCAGCTTGTCTGAGCCGAGCTATTCCAGCAGTAACTGCGGGAGCCACACGGCCACGACTCTCCACTCGAGCCTTTCCTCTCAGGAATACAGTGCCGGCTACAACGGCCCCTACCTGCATTCTAGCTACAGTGGCCAGACAACCCCAGCCCTCCCTTCTCCACATCCCTCTCCTTTGCACAGCGCCGGGCTCTTAcagcccccgccgccgccgcctcctcccccCACCTTAGTACCGAGCTACAATGGCGCGTCTCCAAATCTTTCCAACTACAATTATCCGCCAACAGGGTATCCCTCTCAAACGGCTGTCGCCCCCGGTTATAGCCCCGGGGGAGTGCCCCCTCCTTCTGCTTATCTGCCGTCCGGCATTGCGGCGCCCACTCCGATCCCTTCCTCCACTCTGCCCGGCTACACCTACCAGTCCCACAATCATACACCGATTGCCCCGGCACCTCTGAATGGTAGCACATCCAACTCGTTAAAACGAAAGGCTTTCTACATGAGTGGACATGGAGAAGTGGACTCCAGCTATGGTGACTTCAACTACAACCAACAGCGCTCTTCTCAGAGTCCCATGTACAGACTAGCGGACAGCAGTGTTTCAGATTCCAACAGGGGCAATGGCTTTGAGAGAAATGCTGAGGCCTCCGCTTTGGCATTCAAGACAACCAAACAGACAATATCTTCCGATCAGCCAAGAAAATTTAGTATACACCCTAGCGGGGCTCTGACTCCCCCGTCCTTCGGATCGACTAAAAGCTCCGTGGATGACCTCCGAGCTGGTGAGCCCTACAGCAAGTTTGGATCCCCAATATTGAGCGAACAAAGCGAAGAACACAGACAGCACCTGCCTCACTCCCTAACGGGGCCCGATGTCGGTACGCCTACCTCGTCCATCCTTTCTGCCGAGGAACAACTGAAGAACAGCGATCCCAACTTGGTGGACATGGTGACGTCAGAAATCCTTCAGCAGTGCCCTCAGGTTGATTGGAGCGACATCGCCGGACTCGATATGGCAAAAGCAGCCATCAAGGAGGAGATACTGTGGCCCATTTTAAGGCCGGATATGTTCAATGGACTTCACGCATTACCTCGCAATCTTCTTTTATTTGGACCTCAGGGAACGGGCAGAACACTGCTGGCTCGCTGTATGGCCAACCAGCTGGGGGCCGCCTTCTTGAGACTTAGCAGCTCTACACTGGTGACCAAATGGTTGGTGGAGGGAGACAAAGTCATTCAGGCTTCTTTCCTGCTGGCTCGGTGTCGCCAACCAGCGGTGGTGTTCATCAGCGAGGTGGAGCTCCTCCTGTCGGCCCAGCTAAGCGAGGACAGCCCAGTGAGTCGCCTGAAAGCTGAACTCCTCATGCAGCTCGACAGTATTTTGTCCTCAGCTGAGGACCACGTTCTTGTGGTCTGCTCCACCAGTAAACCCGAAGAGATCCCGGAGTCCCTAAGGAGGTACTTTACCAAGCGATTGCTCATTCCCTTACCTGACGGGACAGCACGACACCAGATAATCAGCCAAGTGCTCTCACAACACAACTACTGTCTTAGTGACAAAGAGATGTCATTACTGGTTCAGAGGACAGAAGCTTTTTCAGGACTGGACGTGGTTCAGCTTTGTCAAGAGGCCGTGGTGGGCACTCTCCACGGCGTTCCCGGTTCCGACCTGTCGAGTATCCACCCAAGACAAATGAGACCAGTGGCTTTTCAAGACTTCGACAATGTGTTTTGTAAATTCCAGCCAAGCATATCACAAAAAGAACTTGACACATACACTGAATGGAATAAAATGTTTGGTTGCAGTCAAGGAAATCAATGA